In Nocardioides jishulii, the DNA window TGCGGCTCCTGGCGGATCTCGATCGGGCCCCTGAGCACCGCCCACCCCAGGTACCCCGCGACCACTGCACCGAGCACCACGAAGGGCGCCACCCGCAAGCGTCTCGCCCTGGGTTCGAGGAGCAGCACCGCCAGCGGCACCAGGATCGGGAGGATCGGGAACGCGAAGAGGACGTACGCCAGCGCGGCGGCCTGCTGGACGGCCGCGGAGACGTAGTCAGATGCTTCGCGCCAGACGAGGGCCTCGGTCAGCTGGTGGAGGGCGAAGAACAACGGCAACGACGCGAACGGCAGCTCGCGGAGCGTGCGCACCTCGCGCAGGCTGACAACAGCGACGGGGAGCAGCGCCACGCCAGTGGTCAGGTCAGCACCGATCGAGAAGCACACATTCGACAAGTACCCCAGCCGAGCAGTTGCAGCCCTGGTCGGACGTGCCGGGGGCTGCGGTCAGGGCCTCGCCACCCGGCAGTCGGTAGGGCTATCGTCCCAAGAGGGGACCACTCGCTCCATCGCCACTCCCCCGGAGAAGGAGGCCGCGATGTGCAGATGGCTCGCCTACACCGGTTCGCCGGTGCTCGTCCACGACCTGCTCTACCGGCCCGAGCACTCGCTGATCGTGCAGAGCCTGAGCTCCACCATGGGCGCCGAGACGACGAACGGCGACGGCTTCGGGCTCGGGTGGTACACGGACCTCCCGACGCCGGGCGTCATCCGCAGCACCGAGCCCGCGTGGAACGACCGCAACCTCGAGGAGATCTCGGCGCACATCAGGTCGCCCTGCGTGCTCGCCCACGTCCGCGCCTCCAGCGGCTCAGCGGTGCAGCAGACCAACTGCCACCCGTTTCGGCATGGGCGCTGGCTCTTCATGCACAACGGATCCATTGATGGCTTCCTCACCCTCAAGTACGACCTGGCGATGGCGGTGGATCCCGTCCTGTTCGCCGGCATCGAGGGCTCGAGCGACACGGAGATGTTCTTCCACCTGGCGTTGACCCTCGGACTCGAGGAGGATCCAGTGGGCGCCGTGAGCCGGGCCGTGGGGCTGATCGAGGAGACCGGTCGTCGCCACGGCGTCGACTTCCCCCTGCAGATGACGGTCGGGATGACCGATGGAGAGACGTTCTACGCCTTCCGCTACAGCAGCCAGGGGCGATCCCGCACGCTGTTCCACAGCGCTGACATCGCGACCCTGCAGCAGCAGTACCCCGGCAACCAGATGCTGCGGCGACTCTCCGAGGACGCCAAGGTGGTGGTCTCGGAGCCGTTGAGCGACCTGAAGGGTGCCTGGCGGGAGATTCCCGAGTCCACGTGCCTGGTGCTCCACAAGGGCCAGGAGCAGATGCTCCCGTTCGAACCGCAACCGAGGCTGGTGGAGTCATGAACTACTGGGTCAGTGTCGTGTTCCGGGCCATCCCCCTGGCCATGATGGCGGTCTGCATCGGCTTCGGCGTCTACGTCTGGAACGCAGCCGATGCCCCCGGGAACTTCGTGGCAGGCCGGGTGGTCACGTTCCTCGCCGCGATCTGTCTGTGCCTGTTCTGCACGGCCGCCACGATCATCAGGCAGCTGATCGGTCGCTTCAACGCCGTCGACAAGGTGCTGTATCCCGCGCTCGGCTACCTGTCCGCGGTCGTCACGTCGGCGTACGGCGTGAGCCTGTTCGCCGGAGCCTCGGGCAGCGGCCAGGACCCGGACTACGTCGCCGGGCACGTCGTCCTCGGCCTGGGCCTGATCAGCGGCTGCGTGGCGACCGTCGCCACTGCCTCCACCAAGTTCTCACTGATCCCGGCCAACTCCGCGCAACCAGCCGGTGAGCGGACCGCACCCTCGACGGCTTTCTCCGGAGTGGCCGTGACCGTGCTCGGGGCGATCCCTGTGCTCCTCGCCGCGACCGCCTGGGCCTTCGGTGTCGCCAACCTGCTGATGACCACCTCACCGAGCAGGTTCACGGTGGGCCACGTGGTCATCGGCCTCGCGATGATCTGCACGAGCCTGATCGGACTGGTGTGGAGCATCCTGCGCCAGGTCCAGAACTCCTACGGCCCCCGGGACCGCGTCCTGTGGCCCTGGCTGGTGATCGTGATGGGCGCGGCCGCCATGGTCTGGGGGATCGTGCTGCTGGTCCTCGACGACGAGCCGTACTACCGCACCCCGGGGTTCGTGATGATCGGCCTGGGGCTGGTCTGCTTCAGCATCCTGAGCAAGGTCGGTCTGCTCGCGCTGGTGTGGCGGCGCACGTTCAGCCTCGCCAACCGCGTGCCGCTGGTCCCGATCGTGACCGCCCTCAGCTGCCTCTTCCTCGCAGCGTTCGTCTTCCAGGCCGCGATCACCGACTCCAACGTCTTCGTCGCCGCGCACGTGCTGGTCGGGCTGGGCGCCGTCTGCTTCACGCTCTACTCGATCGTCTCGATCCTGGAGAGCGGTACGTCCTCGCACGACGGCTGAGGCGCAGGCCTGTGGCACGGCCGTTGAATGGTGACCTGGATCCTCATCGGCCACCCTCCGCCCGGTACTCGGGCACTTCCGCGACCAGTGCGGCGGCCCGGCTGGCGGGCAGGGCGGAGCGTACGCCCCACTCGAGCAGCACCAACGCAAAGCCGGCCACCACGACCATGTCGACCCCGTTGGGCAGCACGTCGCGGCCACCTCCGAACCTTCCGAGGAAGGTCAGCACCAGCAGGCCGGCGTAGTAGGGGCCCAGCCAGGCGAGCGACCCCAGCTCCAGGGAACCGCGGAGTTGGGGTTGACGCACGATGCGCCACACGAGCACGGCGACACCGACGGCGATCGGGATGGTCAGCTTGATCATCGTCTCCCACCCTGTCCAGTAGATGATCAGGGAGATCACGACGAAGGCGATCCGGGCCAGGACCGACACCACGTGCAGCCGGAACGGCCGTCGCCGGTCCGGGACCTGGCGGCGCAGCGCGAGCACGCTGACCGGTCCGAGGCACATGGACAGCACGATGGCCCCGGAGTTGTACGAGAGGAGCTCCGACCACCCGTCACGGAACACGACGAGCAGCACCACACCGACCACGAGGTTCAGCGTCATCGCCCGCATCGGGACGCCGCGCCGGGTGAAGGCCGACACCGCACGCGGGAAGAGACCGTTCTGGGCCACGGCCACCGCGAGCCGACCGGTGGAGGCGGTGGAGACCAGGCCTGCGCCGAAGGGCCCGAGCACCGCGTCGGCCACCACCAGGTTCGCCAGCGCTGCCATGCCCAGGCCAGCGAGGAGCCCGGCGAGCGGTCCGTTCACGCCGCCCTTGTCGAGGCCCGCCCAGCCATCTCCGAGGTCGTCCGGGTTGACGGCCCCGACGAATCCCACCTGGAGAAGCGTGAAGAGCACCGTGCAGATGAGGATTCCTCCGACCAGGGCAACCGGGATCGTCACCTGAGGGCGATGCGCCTCGCCGGCGAGGTCCAAGGCGTGCCGGAACCCCAGGAAGGCGAAGACGACACCCCCCGTGGTGATGGCACTCATCACCCCGGCGGCTCCGCCAGGAGCAAAGCCGGTCTCGCGGATCGCCGCGGTGGAGAACTGGGTGAGCAACGCGACCGCGATGACCACGGGAACGAGCAGCTTCACCCACGTGAGCGCGGTGTTGATCCGGGTGAACAGAGCCACTCCGTAGGCGTTGAGCCCGGTGAACACCGCCAGCAGCACGGTGGCTGCCACGATTCCCGGCAGGCTCAGGGCACTCTTCCCGTTGGACGAGGCCTCCGCGACGAAGAGCCAGTCGAAGGCCGGCTCGTTGCTGGCGTACTCCAACATGGCCTGGGTCTCGATCGGCGCGGCCGTCACGTAGCCGACCCACGCCACCCAGCCGATCGCGATGCCCACCCCTCGCCCGTGGCTGTACGTCGGCAGCAGCCCGAGGCCGCCGACCACTGGCAGCATCGCGGCGAGCTCGGCGTACACCAGTGCGACGCTGATCAGCATCAGCCCCGCGATCGGCCACGCGAGGATGGCCGCAGGCCCGGCCTGCTGTGCCGCCAGGAGCGGGGCGAACAACAGTCCGGATCCGACCACGCCCCCGACCGCGACGAAGGTCAGCCCGAGCGTGCCCACCGACCGGTGGGGAGCCGTGGTCTCGTCCATCTCAGACGATTCGTGCGGGGCGACGGCTCGGGCCTGGTGCGCTGGTCCAGCACCTCACGGGCCGCGCCCGCGGGACCGCGGCCCAGCTGAGCGGCACCCCCTCCATGACTAGTTCTGCGCCAGGATCTGCTGCCCGGTGACCAGCGGATAGGTGGAGAGGGTGTCGCCGTCGAGGTCGACCTTGTGCATGTCGACCGCCGTGATCTGGCTGTTCTCGTACGTCGTGTAGTAGTAGATGCCCTTGTCGGTGTTGCAGCACGACGAGTAGATGGTGATCTCGTACTTGTCCCCCACCTCGACGCAGCCCCGCTGCTGCGCGACGGAGCCGAGGATGTGGAAGAACTGGCTGATCGCCTCGGACTCGGAGTCGCCCGACGTCGAGTTCATGGCCGTGAACGTGGCCTTCACGAAGCGGGACATCGAGGAGAGGTCGCCCGGCAGCCCGACGGCTCCGAGCCCGCGGCTGTAGGTGTCGAAGTCCAGCTTCTTCGAGAAGTGGTTCTCGGGCTGGGCGGTCGACATGCTCGCGTAGTTGTTGAGGTTGAACAGCTGGATGTCGAAGGGGGGGTTGTTGGTCAGCAGTCCTACCGGGTTGTCGTAGATCCGCAGCCCGTCCTTGACCGACTCGACGGTGATCGACTCGTCCCGGTCGGAGATGATCCAGTGCAGCGGCGAGAGCGGGAACTCGGCGCTGAAGGGGATGTCGACGAGCACCATCGCCTCCAGGGCCGCGCGAGCCTGGGACACGGTCTCGAACTGACCGAGGATCCAGGGGATGAACTCGAACGGCGTGACGTTGTCCTTCCCGGGCGTCTCGGGCTTGTAGTCGGCGTTCTCGGGGAAGTTGAGCCCCGCCATGCTCAGCCCCTTCTCGTTGGTCGCGTCGTAGTAGAGCGGGTAGCCGTCGGCCACCGTCGTCATCCCGATGACGGCGTGGTGGGCCACGAGGTCGTTCACCCTCCGGAAGGGGAACGGGTAGTTGCGCGGAGTGATGGTGACCGTTTCGTGGTACGAGAACTCGAGATCCAGGTTGCGACCGAAGTAGTGGTCCTTGGCGGTGTAGTTCGTTGCAGTGCACACGGTGTGGCCTCCACGCTGGTTTGCGACTCGATCGGTCCGGCTTCGATCCACGCCCACGTCAGGGGCGCGAAACAGGTGTGCCTCGACGCTAGGGGGCCAACCGGTCCTCGACCAGAGACCTTTGACCCTGTCGGGGAGGGGCATGGGCACGAGCGGGTCAGCGGGTCGGTGCCCCCGTGCAGCAACGCCGTGGCCGAGCCTCAAGGCTCAACCACGGCGCGTTGTCCACCGTGCCCCGGCTACGAGCCGGGCAGGCGGTCTCAGGCGGGGAGCGCCTGCCCCGTCTCCCGGACCCCCGGCTGACCGAGGGGCGACTCCTCGGGGAGGTTCTCGGCGCGCACCTCGCGGTACGGGCGGAGCTCGGTGTAGAGCTCGTCGCGCAGCGGGTTGCGGTGCCGCGTGACGATGACGAACACCTGGTAGGCCGCGACGGCGACGTTGGCCGCGAGCGACAGGGCCGACACGACGAAGAGCGCGGTCGGGTTGTGCGACGACTCGACGGCGAACTGCGAGGAGGTCACGAAGGTCGGGAACGCCATCGTGAACATCATCCACAGGGCCAGCGTGTGGGCGCGGTGCTGCAGCCAGGCGCCCTTCTTGATGAAGAAGGCGGGGATGGTGCAGGAGATGAGCAGGGCCGCACCGGCGTAGAAGGCGTGGTCACCGACGCAGTTGTAGACGTAGGCGAAGTTCCACAGGTCGTAGGCGATGATCCAGAACCACATCATGTCGGGCCAGATCATGTCCTTCGAGCGGTCGCGCGACACGATGATTCCGGCCCATCCGCAGATCGTGAGCAGGTTGAGGATCCCGGCGATGCCGTTCATGTAGTTCCACGACCCGCCGACCATGAAGACGCCGTCGTGCATGCCCTGCAGTCCCGCCACCTGGAAGTCACGGATGACCGCCTCGGCGATGTTGATCGCCAGGATGGCCGCGGGGAACATCAGCATCCAGCGGTTCTTCGCCAACCGCGGGACGTACCGGATGAGCATGAAGCCCAAGCACCCGGCGAGTGCCGAGTAGACCTTCACCCAGTGGAACCAGGTGCCGGTGGACGACCCCTCGCCGGCCGTGTTCGGCCACACGAACAGGGTCAGGAAGATTGGCAACGCCACGAAGAAGCCAAGACCGGCCCACTTCCAACGACGCGTGACCTCGTTGAGCGCGATGAGGCCCCCGAGGACGACGAAGAACATCGCCCACGAGTACCAAGGAATGGATTCGAACAAGAACATCGGACCTCCTCTCCCGTCGCGGTCCGCGACGTGCGGTCCGCCGATTTCCACGGTAGGAACTGCTCCGCCGGGCGTCACTAGACAGCTGAGGCGATGTGTCCAAGGGCGTCGAGCCGTACTGTGAGGCATGGCTGAGGGGAGCGCCCAGGCGCAGCAGAGAGCAGGCGCACGCGACGCGCTGGCGTCCGCGCTCAAGGCGCGGCTGCGCACCGAGCCGTTGGACAAGGTGACGGTCACGCAGCTGACGCGTGACTGCGGACTGACCCGGCAGGCGTTCTACTACCACTTCCCGGACGTGCGGCACCTCGCCGTCTGGGTGTTCGAGACCGAGGTCGCCGCCCAGGTCCGCGCGGACGCCTCCGACGTGGGCTGGTCCGACGGCCTGGTCAGGCTGATGCTCTACATGCGCGACAACCGCTCGTCCACGTTCGCCGTGCTCGACGGGCTCGGTCGTGCCGGGCTCGAGCGCTTCCTGCTCGGGCAGATGCGGCCCGTCACCGAGGCCGTGATGGACCGGGACGGTGGTGGACCGGTCCTCCCCCACGATCGCGTTCTGGTCGTCGACTTCTACACCTCGGCGGTGCTGGCCGTGGTGCTGCGCTGGGTCGCGGACGGCATGGTGGAGCACCCCTACCGCGTGGCGGGCGACCTCGACCTCATGCTGGACGGCGCGATCCGCGAGTCTGTCCGCCGGCTCGACGCGCGAGCCGCACTCCCGCGCCGTCAGGGTCGCGGCTAGGACGTCTCACACCCGCGCGGTGTACTCGGGGTGTCCGTAGCCGCGGAGGCGCCGCTCGAGGGTGGCCACCACGTAGCGGTCCACCAGCTTCTCCACACCGGGGACGTGGGAGAGCCGGCGCGCGGCCAACGTGCGTCCGATGACGAAGGGCAGCATGGTCGTCGCTCGCGCCCGGTCCAGGGCGCTGACCCGGACCCCCATCGCCGCCGCCCGGTCGTAGTCGCCCTGGAGGAAGGCCTTCACGAACGTCACCGTGGAGAAGCTGCGCTCGAACGTCTCGGCGAGCACCCCGGCGCCGTGGGCGTCCGGGTGCAGGGTCGCGGCCAGGGTGGAGCGTACGAGCTCTCCGCACGTCGCGTCGTCGAAGCTGGCCCGCAGCGTCGCAGCCCGGGCCTGGAGCACTCTCAGCACCTGGGCGGGCGAGTCGGGGAGCAGCTCGTTGGGCAGGCCCAGCAGGAAGCACCGGTACCGCGCCAGCTCGACGTTGGCCTGCTCCCGCGCGTCGAACTCGGTGCGTCCCTGGCGCAGCGCCTTCATGGAGATCAGCGCGATGTTGATCATCCCCGCCGGCATCTGGTCGACCTGCGGGATCGGCAACCCGTAGGTGCCCACGTCCCACTGCTCGCTGCGCAGGGCGTGCAGCCGCACCGACGAGTGCATGAGCCGGACCATCGCAGCAGCCTCGAAGCCAGGGCCGAAGCGGTCCACTCCCCCGGGCAGCACGGTCGCGGCGAAGAACGAGGCGGTCTCCTTCACGCGGCGCGCCGACGTCCGGCCCGACAGGGTCCCGGTGATCGCCATCGGCAGCGCGGCGTACGCGTTGAGGAACGTCGCCAGGAAGGCGCCCCGGATGACGAACGGCGTCACGAGCGCGGCATCGATCCGCTCCCACCGGGCGCCCTCCCGGACGAGGTCCATGTCGATCCACTCCGGCGTCGCCTCCATCGAGGCGATGAAGGCCCGCAGCTCGGCGGGGGCGTCCTGCACGGCGTCCACCCCCTCGCGGCAGGCGGTGCGCAGCATCGTGACCAACCCGCGCATGCCGTGGACCGGCAGCAGCAGGGCGTAGGCGTCGGCCACGACGTCGCCCAGACGGGTGGCGGTCACCACCAGGTCGACCAGATCGGCGTCGGCCAGGATCGAGGCCCGGTCGGCACCCTTCACGAAGCCGAGCTCGCTGGGGTCGTCAGGGCCGAGCGCGAGTCGCTCCGGCACGGCGTCCGGGTCGAGGTGTCCGTACACCTGAGGCAGCTCCTCCCGCTGCCTGCGGACCCGTTCGACGAGCGCCTCGTGAGTCATGTCGCCTCCTGCGTGCCTGGACCTCCAACCTACGGTGGCCCCGAAGGTCACGCCAGCACCGCTCACCCGGACGAGCCGGTTGACTCCCCGCCGACGAGCTCCTGCATGGACCCCGACGTGAAGCGGCGCACCTCCTGGGGCCAGCCACACCCCTCGGCCACCTTCCCGGCCCACCTGCGGGCGGACTCGTCGTCGGGCACGTCGATGATGGTGAGCCCACCCAGCCACTCCTGGGTCTGCGTGAAGGGCCCGTCAGTGACGACCACCTCACCGCTCCGGGCGTCCGCGCTGGCCGCTTCCTCCAGCTCCTCGACCAGCCCACCGGCATACACCAGGACGCCGTGCTCCTGCATCTCCCGCATGACCGCCACGGAGGGTGCGACACGACTCGCGAACCACGCCTCGTCGTGGTCGCCGACCCACTGCTGGTTGAAGTGGATCAGGTACTGAGGCATCTCGGCTCCCTGGCGTCGGGCGGACTCGTGCACCCCACTCTCCCGCTGGTCACCCCAGCGGGCAAGGCCCTCAGCCAGCGAGGAACGAGAACCGCACCTCGCGCTCAGGGTTGTCGACGTTGAGGTCGACGAGGCAGATGCTCTGCCAGGTGCCGAGCGCGAGTCGTCCGCCCAGGACGGGGACGCTGGCGTACGGCGGGAGCAGCGCCGGCATCACGTGCGAGCGCCCGTGCCCCCTCGAGCCGTGGCGGTGGAGCCACCGCTCGTCGGCCGGCAGGAGGTCACCCAGGGCAGCGAGCAGGTCGTCGTCGGAGCCCGCGCCGGTCTCGAGGATGGCGAGGCCGGCCGTGGCGTGCGGGACGAAGACGTGGACCAGCCCGTCCCCGCGTCCCGAGACCCAGGCAGCGACGTCCTCGGTGAGGTCGAGGACGCGCTCGACGTCACCGGTCCGGTAGTGGCGCAGGTGTGATTCCACCTGCACATGCTGGCACGTGCGCAGCGGCTCCGGAAGAACCTGCCTGCCGCCCGGCAAGGTCGAGGGTTCCGTCCCGTCGTCAGGAACTGTGGGCACAACGGTCCACCAGCCACCTGTCACCATGGCTGGGTGAGTGACGACAGCAGCTGGCTCCAACGAGCCATCGAACTGGCCACCGACAGCGTCTCCGACGGTGGCGGTCCCTTCGGCGCCGTCATCGTGCGCGACGGCGTGGAGATCGCCGCGGGTCAGAACCGCGTGACCTCGAACTTCGACCCGACCGCCCACGCCGAGGTCCAGGCCATCCGGACCGCCTGCACCGCGCTCGGGGAGTTCAGCCTCGCCGGTTGCACGGTCTATGCCTCGTGCGAGCCGTGCCCGATGTGCCTCGCCGCCTGCCTGTGGGCGCGCGTCGACCGAATCGTCTACGCCGCCGACCGGGACGACGCCGCACGCGGCGGCTTCGACGACCGGCGCTTCTACGAGCTGTTCACCCGACCTCGTGCGGAGTGGGAGGTCGCGGTCAAGTCCCTGCGTCTGCCCGAGGCGGAAATGCCCTTCCACGCGTGGCGCGCCCGCGAGGACCGCCACCTGTACTGACCACCTGACCAGGCATGGAGCGCTCGCAGCGGGGTACGGGTCCGGGGTCCACCCCGAGCCGAAGGAAGAGTGCCCATGGCAGCAGGAGACCACCGCGTGAGCGCCGACGACGTCACGGACGACGGCGCAGAGTCCAGCCAGCAGCCCCAGCGCCTGGTGGCAGACCTCGTGGTCGAACGCCTGCGGGCATGGGGCGTGCACCGCGTCTTCGGCTACTCCGGCGACGGCATCAACGGCTTCATGGGCGCCCTGCGAAGGGCCGACGGCGACCCGGCATTCGTCCAGGCCCGCCACGAGGAGAACGCTGCCCTGATGGCGGTGGGCCACGCCAAGTACACCGGCGGGGTCGGCGTCGTGACCAGCACGCAGGGTCCGGGTGCGGTGCACCTGCTCAACGGCCTGTACGACGCCAAGCTCGACCACCACCCTCTGGTGGCGATCGTCGGCCAGCAACCGACGACGGCACTGGGATCGGAGTACCAGCAGGAGATCGACCTGCCGGCCCTCTTCAAGGACGTGGCGGCACAGTACGTCCAGACGGTGCTGGCGCCGGAGCAGGCCGCCATGGTGGTGGACCGCGCCTTCCGGACGGCCCTCGCGACCCGCTCCCCCTGCGTCGTCGTGCTGCCCCACGACGTCCAGGTCGAGCCTGCCCCCGACCAGCCGCCGCACGAGCACGGCGTCGTGCCGACCGCGCCCCAGTGGCGCACGCCCCGCGTCATCCCCGCCGACGACGACCTCGCGGAGGCCGCCGCCGTTCTCAACGCCGGTGAACGCGTGGCCCTCCTGGTTGGTCAGGGCGCGAAGGACGCCCAGCGGCAGGTGCGCGCCGTGGCCGAACGACTCGGTGCCGGCGTGACGACCAGCCTCCTCGGCAAGCCGTGGTGGGACGAGACCCTGCCCACCAGCTGCGGCGTCATGGGCCACCTCGGCACGACCGCCTCAGGATGGCTGATGGACCAGTGCGACACCCTCCTGATGATCGGCACCAACGACCCGTGGACGGAGTTCTACCCGGCGCCCGGACAGGCGCGAGGTGTGCAGGTCGACATCGACGGCCGGCACCTGGCGAATCGCTACCCGGTGGAGGTCGGGCTCGTGGGCGACGCGGCCGAGACCCTCGACCGGCTCCTGCCCCTGCTGGAGGACAAGTCGTCGCTCCCGTGGCGGTCCGACGTCGTGGCCCAGGTGGAGCGCTGGCACGCCATCGCCGAGGAACGCGCCGCGGCCGACGCCCACCCACTCACGCCCGAGTACGTCGTACGGGCCCTCACCCCGCAACTCCCTGCGAACGCCCAGGTCAGCGTCGACGTCGGATCGGTCGTCTACTGGTACGCGCGGCACCTCACCCTCCCCCACGGAGTGCAGGCGCACCTGTCCTCCACGCTGGCCTCGATGGGATCGGGCCTTCCCTACGGCCTGGCTGCCAAGCTCGCCGAGCCCGGACGACCTGTGGTCGCGCTGGTGGGAGACGGGGGCATGCAGATGAACGGGATAGCCGAGCTCATCACCGTCGCCTCTCGCCGGCGGGACTGGGACGACCCTCGCTTCGTCGTGCTCGTGCTCAACAACCGCGACCTGGCCGAGGTGACGTGGGAGCAACGCGAGACGGAGGGCGATCCGCGCTACGACGTCAGCCAGTCGCTGCCGGACTTCCCGTACGCCGGCTACGCCGACCTGCTCGGGCTCACCGGCATCCGCGTGGAGCACGGGCACGAGGTCGAGGCGGCGTGGGAGCGTGCGCTGGCGGCGGATCGCCCGGTGGTGCTGGAGGCGGTCGTCGACCCGGACGTCCCGCTGCTGCCTCCCTTCCCCGCCGGGGAGCAGAAGCTCGAGAACTTCCGGCGGGCGCTGGGGCAGGAGGACGACGGAGCGCGGGCCCGCCGGCTCCTGGACGCGCAGGCTGCGCAGGAACGGCCGTAGGCCGGTGCCGAGTCGCTAGGACGACGCCACGAGGCCGACGAGCCACTGCGCGGCGTTGAGGACTGCCAGCCCGACGGAGGTGCCGATGGCGACTCCGATGAGCACCAGCAGCAAGAGGGTCAGTGCGGTCCCCGTGCGGGGATTGCGTTCCAGGAAGCCGACCGTGTCACCCGGACGACGTGGCAGTGACGGACGGGGGATGTGGTGGATCTGGCGCATGCTCATGCCATGACGGTGCGCCGGGTCCTCCCCTTCCCGGCAGGGCTGCTCGGCTCAGGTCCCGATGACCAAGGACACCTTTCCCGAAGCGGCGGACATGGTCCGTCGAGAGCATGCGACCGCAGGGTCGGCAGGGGTCGTCGGCTCCGTCTGCGAGGAGCCCCTCGGAACCTCTGCCTCGGCCGGCAGACCGACACGGAGCCGACTCAGATACACCACAGGTCCCACCACTCACAAGGGCCGAAATCCCCAAAATTCGTTGGCTCGCGGAAGATCAACGGGCTGTGCCCGAACGTACATTGACAACATGGAACCCGAACTGCAGGAAGTCGCCGCCGGCCCGGCCAAGCCGATCACTGTCTTTCTGCTCGACGACCATGAACTGGTCCGTCACGGCATCCGCAGCGTGCTGGAGCGCGACGGCGACATCGTCGTCGTCGGCGAGTCGGGCCTGGCCCAGCAGGCCGCCCAGCTGATTCCTGCACTCCGGCCCGACGTCGCCATCCTCGACGTGCGGCTCCCCGACGGCACCGGCGTGGAGGTGTGCCGTCAGGTGCGCTCGGTGGACTCCGGGATCGCCGCCCTCATGCTGACCTCCTACGACGAGGACGAAGCCCTCTTCGCGGCCATCATGGCCGGTGCGGTGGGATACGCCCTCAAGCAGGTGAAGGTCTCCGACCTCGTTGACACCGTGCGCCGCGTCGCAGCGGGTCAGTCCACGCTCGACCCGTCACTCACCTCCCGCGTGCTGGCGCGGCTGCGTGACGGGCCTCCCGTCAATCCCCTGACCAAGCACCTGACACCGAAGGAGCGGCAGGTGCTGGAGCTGGTCGGCCAGGGGCTGACGAACCGACAGATCGCCTCGCAGCTCCACCTGACCGAGAAGACCACCAAGA includes these proteins:
- a CDS encoding nucleoside deaminase, producing MSDDSSWLQRAIELATDSVSDGGGPFGAVIVRDGVEIAAGQNRVTSNFDPTAHAEVQAIRTACTALGEFSLAGCTVYASCEPCPMCLAACLWARVDRIVYAADRDDAARGGFDDRRFYELFTRPRAEWEVAVKSLRLPEAEMPFHAWRAREDRHLY
- a CDS encoding thiamine pyrophosphate-requiring protein, with the protein product MAAGDHRVSADDVTDDGAESSQQPQRLVADLVVERLRAWGVHRVFGYSGDGINGFMGALRRADGDPAFVQARHEENAALMAVGHAKYTGGVGVVTSTQGPGAVHLLNGLYDAKLDHHPLVAIVGQQPTTALGSEYQQEIDLPALFKDVAAQYVQTVLAPEQAAMVVDRAFRTALATRSPCVVVLPHDVQVEPAPDQPPHEHGVVPTAPQWRTPRVIPADDDLAEAAAVLNAGERVALLVGQGAKDAQRQVRAVAERLGAGVTTSLLGKPWWDETLPTSCGVMGHLGTTASGWLMDQCDTLLMIGTNDPWTEFYPAPGQARGVQVDIDGRHLANRYPVEVGLVGDAAETLDRLLPLLEDKSSLPWRSDVVAQVERWHAIAEERAAADAHPLTPEYVVRALTPQLPANAQVSVDVGSVVYWYARHLTLPHGVQAHLSSTLASMGSGLPYGLAAKLAEPGRPVVALVGDGGMQMNGIAELITVASRRRDWDDPRFVVLVLNNRDLAEVTWEQRETEGDPRYDVSQSLPDFPYAGYADLLGLTGIRVEHGHEVEAAWERALAADRPVVLEAVVDPDVPLLPPFPAGEQKLENFRRALGQEDDGARARRLLDAQAAQERP
- a CDS encoding YjbQ family protein; amino-acid sequence: MESHLRHYRTGDVERVLDLTEDVAAWVSGRGDGLVHVFVPHATAGLAILETGAGSDDDLLAALGDLLPADERWLHRHGSRGHGRSHVMPALLPPYASVPVLGGRLALGTWQSICLVDLNVDNPEREVRFSFLAG
- a CDS encoding response regulator gives rise to the protein MEPELQEVAAGPAKPITVFLLDDHELVRHGIRSVLERDGDIVVVGESGLAQQAAQLIPALRPDVAILDVRLPDGTGVEVCRQVRSVDSGIAALMLTSYDEDEALFAAIMAGAVGYALKQVKVSDLVDTVRRVAAGQSTLDPSLTSRVLARLRDGPPVNPLTKHLTPKERQVLELVGQGLTNRQIASQLHLTEKTTKNYVSAMLGKLGVTSRTQAAIIATIGHQGGHQGGHHGHQHNHR
- a CDS encoding YciI family protein, with translation MPQYLIHFNQQWVGDHDEAWFASRVAPSVAVMREMQEHGVLVYAGGLVEELEEAASADARSGEVVVTDGPFTQTQEWLGGLTIIDVPDDESARRWAGKVAEGCGWPQEVRRFTSGSMQELVGGESTGSSG